In Mercenaria mercenaria strain notata chromosome 13, MADL_Memer_1, whole genome shotgun sequence, the DNA window TCAATATGTTTGAACTGGAAAGTTGATGCTAAAAGGACTACAATTTCAAGTAAGTTATTTTGATTCAAACATTTCAACCAATTAAAACAGCAGCTGTGAAAATACAAGTTATGGCACCAACAAGACCTGGCATGACCTAAGgtcccttgacctttgagacaggtcCTGTGGCAGTACAAcattaaagtaaatatttctgccaaataaaaaattgttcaatatatgcatgtcaaagttatggcttAGTTATATGACCCTTACATGACCTTTATCCATCAAATATTTatgtcaatttaaaataaaaaagttcaatGCATGTCAAACTTATGAACTAGACAGGATCTTACATGACCTCTGGCACTCCTAgttggaccttgacctttcagataggGATCTTGGATTTGCAATTAATAATCTATCTCACTGAGGCAAATATTTCTGTCAATGACAAATGAAAACAATAGTGCCCCATACACATTAAAGTCGCAGCCCAGACAGGCTTTAATTGACTTTTGCTCCCTTAATGTGATCTTGACATTTGAGATATTGACCTGAAATTAACATGCAACATCAATGACGTTTACAGAAGAAAGGCTGCTCCGTGCATATCATAGTTACAGCCCGGAAAAAttctaaaatgacattttaccCTAAATGATACCTTGACCAGTGAGATAGGGACCTGGGCTATGCAGGTGACACTTTGTCTGACTGAGGTTAACATTtaagcaaaatataaacaagagctgtttgtatgCACCAATGAATGTCTGTCCCATTTTCAACTGAAtaatcactatgaccttgacctttgacctactgacttgcAAAATAGGGTCAATCTTCTAACctcaggcaatcatcctatgaagattgtGAACTGTAGGCCAAAGTGTTAGTTAGTCATTTAgtacaaatattttcagtctcaaggtcactatgaccttgaactttaactaaCTGACCTCCAAAACATTAATGGCCATCTACTGACCATAAACAGTCATCAGATGAACTTTATAGGCAGATGACCAATGGGTCTCTCTACTAAGAGGAAACAGTTTTCAGTtgggagggcagttaacctaactagtgttcctggattctgtaccagtacaatcctgttatccgcaagtaactgccaacttccccacatgaattagaggtccaggacgaatgatttcagacacaatgtcttttaccaaattgTCATGTAGTACATACTCCCCACCTGCTGAttaaactcacaaccccgcgatccttGGATCTGtgctctccttactgagctaaaTGTGCAGGCTGccataatttaaattaaatacaatcGAGAGTTATCTAACCTGGTTAATTAATAAGGTCTGATGATTAAAAaaccttgtgtgaagtttcaatccaattcatgcagtagatactgagatataaacttacatgcaaaactttaacaaaggtgtgaTGGGGATGCACACTCCTATGCAAAAAACTCACTGACGGAGATACAGATGCAAATGAATGGGGGATTGCAACTCTACCAATTCTTGAAATAGTCTAACTAAAAATCACCATAACTCCATGAATTATGGCCATCTTCAAAAGTCTTCTTGGTGTCCAACTGTTAAAGACTGAACAAACTTAACATTATAATAAATTAGAGTGTCAGACATGAGATGTTTGCAAAGATTTATGTATGTACATGTGGACAAGGGCAGACCTATATGCCCTGTATTTTAGGGGACAGAAATTAAAGAGCATACCTCTTTATAGACATCATCATTCTGTGCAAAATCTCCTGCTTTCCTTGGTAACACATGAACATGGACATGCTGTAAGGCAAAaggaaaacaaactgaaaacttACTTACATTGTGAATCAACTCAAGGAACTTCAAGCAAACCACTGAAAGCAGTGAAATAGTTATGAAACACACTGAcgataaaatacagtaaaaaaaatacCAGTCTAAGTCACAAGGTGATGAAAAAATGCTAGTTATCCAGGATTTTGAGCAATACAAacagaaaatagaaggaaaatgGTCCGGCATCACATGAATTACTCAAATCAGTTCTAAATCTTGAACCATCCATGCTTGAGCaagtggtgtttcactgtatctAAATTAAAGTTCAAACAGTTGTAGCTGATGAACTCCATCAATAGTTTTAAGCAGTTTTTTTATCATACTGAACTTACACTGTCAGATAAGTGGTTGAAATCATTTCCATCATagtcaaagaaaacaaaatcaccattttcttaaaaattatcatataatCCTGAAAGCCTTGTCTTGAGCCCCTTCAATAAAGTAATATCAAATTACCTCCAACTGCTTTTCATAACAGTAAAAACAAAGTACCTCAACAGTCTGTCCTGCTTCTGGACCGTCCTGAACACTAAGAGTGAGTGAAGTCCCCTTGAAATGTTTTTCCACAACCTTCGAAACATGGCTTACAACTCTGAACAAGTCTGACATCTCAGCTGGTTCAAGGTCATTGAAACGTTTGACCTTGCGTATAGAGGCCACAAGAACATTTGGATACTGTCAAGGATTTAATTTAAGTTTCCATCTTTTACTTTTActaaagaaaattttaacaagagctcatagaacacgaaatgccccccttgatgcattcagtaattgcacaaggaacagaaactatttggttactgtgaccttgacctttgacctactgacctcaaaatcaataggggtcatctgctggtcgtgatcaacatccctattaagttttgtgatcctaagcccaagcattctcaagttatagtccagaaactgtttaattgttccggatcactgtgtccttgacctttgacctaatgacctcaaaatcaaaaggtcatggccaacctccctatcaattttcttatGAAAGTTATAGGTCCAAGCATTACtgagttatcatctgaaaaccctttaactgttccaggccactgtgaccttgacctaagagatactgacctcaaaactaataggggtcatctgctggtcatggccaacctccctatcaactttcattatcctaggcccaagcgttcttgagttatcatccggaaatggtttaactattctgggtccccgtgaccttgatctttgacctactgacctcaaaatcaatacgggtcatttgctggtcatgaccaacctccctatcaactttcatcttaggcccaagtgttcttgagttatcacccagaaaccgtttaactgttctgggtcaccatggccttgacctttgagcaactgacctcaaaatcaataaggggtcatctgctggtcaagatcaacctccctttcaactttcatgatcctaggctgaagctttcttgagttaccatctggaaactgtttaactgttctgagtcactgtgaccttgacctttgagcaactgacctcaaaatcaataggggtcatctactggtcatgaccaatctccctatcaactttcctgatcctaggcctaagcattcttgagttatcatccagaaaccaactggtctacggaccgaccgatATACCGACCTACGgacgacatctgcaaaacaatataccccaccttctgcgaaggggggcataacaagtGACACATTTTTGCCAAATGGATTGTATGAGTAAAATTGTGACCAGTAACATAAAATTATTCCATGTATAATTCTTCGTATcaaattgaataaaacaaaaaacaaaaggctGGTGGTAATACAGTCACTCACAAGCCAGCTTCCTGGGAATCACTAAATATAAAACCATAGAAAAAGATAAAGTaaagtaaatagttaatgtataGTATTTTTGCAGATTAAAGGATATGACCAGGTTGAACAGGTTTCAGGTTAACAAAGGCAAATGACAAGGCTGTCCTGTAGAACACCTGTTTACTCCCTATCTTACAATGTCCAAACTCGTATTCACTCCAGCTGTCTATATTGTCCACTGTAAATACAAAAGATTATATAAAATCAGAGACTGCTTTAATGAAAAAGGCATGACTCCCTATAATTCATCATTTAAAGGTGAAACTATAAATGTCTGGGCAAAGTATTTAGATATGTGGGTGATAGACAAACTGAAATGTTAAATAATGCAATGTCtgtgatatattttgtttgaaaacagaaaaGGAAATCAACAAAAAGTAAATAAGGTATTTAACCCAAAACCTATTtaaaatatacacaattaggCCTGGTATTGGTAAGTCCTATAGCATTTTATTTCCTTAATTAATATTCTAAGTCTGTTGGGACCAAGAAATGTACTGAAAACAAGTAAATACGTTTGAAAAAGTGCATGCCTCAGCCCTCCCACCCATACTGTTTCATTTAGATGGAAGTGGTAATTGATATGAAATATGTAGGTAAAAGTATGGTCAAATGTTTTGTAATTTATATGATATGGACCAGACTgggaaaaacccttttgacctttgatctcaagagtgtgagcttgaccttagagctaggggtctgggttttgtgcatgacaagtTGCCTCATTCTGGGAAACATTTGtgtggaaaaaatattaaaatccatagatagatggcagagttataaacCACATAGCAAACAACACCCTATTGAACTTTGACCACAAAGTGCAACCTTGAACTTTGAGTTAGGGATCTGGGTGCTGCACATAATGACACATCGTTTCATTATGGGAAACACGTGTAAAGCAATATTAAgatcctttgatggatgacagattATGGAacagacagcaaacaaacaactattgacctttgacctgccagtgaccttgaactttgggctcatgacatatcatctcattatgggatacatttgtgccatgttatattagaatcccttcaaggatgacagatttattgaccggacaggaaaaaaacactaCTGACTTTACCTTGtgagtgtaaccttgacctttgagctaggtttGCACAGGACAAATCATCTGATCATGGGAtatatttttgccaagttatattaGAATGTCTTTAAAAATAACAGTGATGGACTAGATGAGAAAAAAATActtctgacatttgacctcccaagtatgaccttgacttttgagctagggatctgagtgttgcacatgacatgttgtctcatcatgggattcatttgtgccaagtagtattgtggaggggggggggggggggggaggaatggcatgaaaaactttaatctGGTCCCGTAGCTCCATTTAAAACAACCATAAAAATGCCAACAATGTGCACACTTGCCACCGTACCAAGTCTGCTGCAAAAGTTTGACTGAAATCAAAAAAGTTGTTTAAGATGTTTAAGATGAGTAGTCTGAATAAACTAGCTTTGACTAGCTACCTGGAGTATGAAGTACAATATCACCATACAGGTCTGTTCGTCTGTGATTTTGTAGTGGCATCTGTAATCGCACTTTCTGCAGATATTCTAGATCTATTTCTGCTACACACACACCCTCACCCTCTCCGCACTCTGCAAGCACTGTACCCCATGGATCTACTATCTACTGCCGAATATATCATGgtatataatatcattaaaattttacaaatgtagAATAGTATCTCTTCATAGAAATAGAGAAATGAAAATGAACTAGCGCTTAAAGGTTTTACTGAATTTTAACCATTATACCTATTGTCTGATCACATCCTAACAGGGCTTTTCCTGAACTGCAGATATAAACTTTACAACATTTTACAGGTCACCAGAGGTAGAAGcaaggtatttttaaaaatgtcaattttatagcTCAAAATGTACTTCTCCCTATGTTAATTCTAGCCCATCacaaaacttaaaattaataCAGATTAAACAAGGAGCagcattttcaaaacacaaaattatgcccaaaggtgtatgaccaaagaagctgttttttgaggttttaagtttaaaggtgaagatcTTATGCGGGTCaatgtcatctatatataggcCAGTTTGTAGGACTTGCCACAAGGCTTGATAAGTGCGAGTATAAACTAAActgggtcatttatgtgggctgtaagaccaaaaattttgtttataaatcttttaagtttgaaggtgaaggttaagagggtcaaggtcatctatatataggtcagctTTGAAGGTCTTGCCACAAAGCTTGTTGAGTTTGAGTATGAACTAAACTGGGTCATAAATGTTGCAATTGTTTAAGGTTTAAaatttgaaggtgaaggtcatttgaggttcaaggtcatttatatataggtcagtttgaaGGACCTGCTGCAAGGCTTGTTGAGTGTGAGCATGAATTAAATTGGTTCATTTATGTGGGTTGTAAggtcaaaaatgttgtttattaatattttgtttgaaggtgaaggtcatttgctggtcaatCAAAGTCAGTGAAACATTTTACTTAGAAATGCTAACTTAACACTATCCAAGATATCATGAATGTTTTATCACAATCTATTACAATCTATCAATAAACATGTGACCAAGTATTGCAGCAGAAAATACCCTATTTTGAAGACAAATTCAAAACTAATGTATAGAGATATTTCAAACCATAAGCCTAAAATTTACGATGGCTTGGGCTGTGTCAAGATTCAAGTTCTTTCATGGTTTGGTAGCCCTTCCTTAAGGTGAGGTCACAGTGTCAATTgacacatttttacaaaataatggtAAATTGGACTTGCAGTAAGCAGTTTTCCTGGTATTCTACATACAAATAAATAATGCTCCATTTATCTCTCCACACAGACATCttctttttgtaaatatcaaTTCAAACATATAATAAAGCATTTGTTTACCAGACTATGTCCATATGATGACCTTTTCTCGTTGTGCCATCCAGTTTGAGCTGCTGCCACCACGTAACATTGTGACTCTATTGCACGATTTCTTAACAATACCTGTTGTATGTTAAGAAAATCATTCAGGTTAAAGAATTAATGTTTATTATTCATAAAGTAACAATGAGCAAGTAAGTTAAGACATTGTACAAAGCTGATGCTGATTTATGTTGGACTGTGAAAGAATACAAGTATGCCCATGGTCAGAATGTCGaacccgccagctgtcaagtgtgaccttgaccttggacttagggacctggttcttgcgcatgacactctgtctcataatggtgaacattcatgccaagttatatgtcaatcccaccatgcatgaagaagaaatgctctgaacaaacttcaatttgacctatgacctccaactgtgaccttgacctttgagataggaacatggggtttacgcatgacacgccttctcattgaggtaaacattcatgccaaatataaacaagatttgtccatgcatgtcaaagttatggtccggacaaaatcggacagacACACGCACGGAAGCATGCAtgcatggacgcacgcacgcacatacaccgaaaaaTGGCAAGTATActgagctcaccgcaagcgggctcgacaaaaatcaaatatcttcCAAATCTGATTTTAtgttctaatatgcttgtttctgttaaaacacgcttttgcttaaatgacgtcatgttaacatGCGATGACGTCtatgtttttgttgcaaccaagaaagagcgctattatattttatcaaatgttttagattaagggtatattaaaatcaaaataatgcatagcaaaatcatgttttatctaaatcaatacactcaaaatcggttatatgTTGCcaaaataattcactcgggctacgccctcgtgaaattattccacagacgtataacctctttccgtgtattaataacattaaaacacattttttctatACACTGTTTCTTAATTACGGTGTAAGAAAATAATATCTTATCTCTTCAACTTGATTCTGGGAGCATTTCTGTACAAAGAAGCAGTCCAAAAGTCTAaactttttacatgtataaatgaatagcaaatattttgtctgtgGAATGATTCATGATGAACAAATTAGAACCAGATAACTATGGAAGCTGAGCTAGTACTAACATGCCAGTGTGCCATTCCTGTAGGTATGGTAAATGCTGATGGGTAAGTCAGAATCTCAGCGCCTTGGTTTCTAAGAGCCAGTGACATCTCTGGGAACCTCATATCATAGCACTgtaagaaaatattacataataatatTTCTTCTAGTGTCCTATCCCCTTTAAAAGAACAGTTTGTCAAGCTTTAGGCTTTAACAAAATgaagttaaaacaagagggccatgatagccgtatatcgctcacctgagtaccattgctttaaccaaaaaaaaaattcttacattaagtacagatatgtcaaaatacacctaaaaattggaggtaccatccatgttgtaccaccgaaaaatggtcttggtttttcctttcggccaataataaaaaaagttactaaataagctatttatagtaacataaaagggaagtaattaaaaataaattactgttagtcaacaaaagaaggacctgccaaataaaaacattacTAAGAGCACTGCGATgcaacacacaaaacaaagtcatatgacctttgacccctaagtgtgaccttgaccttgaagtgagccatccaaaacatgtgctgcACTttgtttcaatgaggtgaacatttgtgtctgGTTCCTTTAAAATCCATCctgaggttcaagagttacagagcggaagggaaattgctaaccaacagacagacagacagacaccgaggcggTAACATAATTccggcgtataaaaaggaatcaagatcttatggagatacaagttgtgtgcaagtttggttaaaatcaaatcataaatgaagatgctattgtgcagacaaggtcaaaatagctaattttggccctttcagggaccataactctggaacccattatgggatctggccggttcaagaaaggaaacaagaccttatggcgacacaagttttgtgcaagtttgattaaattcaaatcataaatgaagctgctattgtgcaggcaaggtcaaaatagctaattctggccccatcaggggccgtaactctggaaaccataaaggaatctagccagttcaagaatggaaccaagatcttgtggtgatacaagttgtgtgcaagtttggatataatcaaatcataaatgaaaccactatagtgcagacaagaaattgttgacgcacgaacTGACAACGGACAACGGGCGAATGGtgatcactatgtgacaggtgagctaataaaacatttatgtgtGATAATTACTATctgataaacaaaaataatttcaaaaaatattttaaaattaatcaaaattgataaatatattcTGTACTggactttttaacattttattccatttttattcTCATTTCTGAAACTTTTGAAACTGCGAATCTCAAGAAAAAGGCttaaaaaacaattgaaaaaaagtcTCAAAATTAAATTCCTGTGAAGAAAACTTACAATAGCGAGAGCAACTTTTCCTGCAGGAGTTTCAATGGGTGGGGTAATCTTATTTCCAGGTAGGGTATAATCACTTTCACAGAGTCGTATCTTTCCAGGAATATCCAGATCAAACATGTGACTTTTACAGTATGTGCCTTGTATATTTCCTTTATCATCTAACATCACATGAGTATTGTACAACTTCTTCACATTCAAGTCTGGTGGCTACATTTTAACAAAGTACAAACTAAAACACAACGATTTTTTAGGAAAAATTAGaatgaaactagagatgcttttgagaaaagcgcatgtctcccataactgcccctatgaaaaatgtctagtttctctacaTGGATTAGATGAATGGACCCAATTAGACGGCTTGGGCGAATGGactcaatcagtaattcaagggccataattcgaaagtgcctaagcggatttggctagttatcgaacttggccgaggtcttatggtcaaacgcattttgttcaagtttggtgaagatcggatgagaaatgttcgacttagagtgcagacaagctttgtgacagacagacacacagacagacacacagactggagtaaatcaatatgtctcccacaccactgtgtggtgggagacataatcaaGCAGTTCTGAATGAATACTTCATTATATTCAACTAATAATAAAGCCTAGGCTGATGACATCACAATCATCAAGTTAAGGACTTGGACTGGTGGTTCAAATATTGGTGATGGACTGTTCCTCATCATAAAAGTTGCATTTCTGGTCTTTCTATGAATACAAACTAGACATTAGATTACTAGGGTTAAAACTTTCCTtacaatcaaaataaataatagtagcaaatgtaaaaaataaacaaaaatttatttatacaacCTTCATAAGAATTTACCAAAATGCTCTGTATTAAATCAGAATCCTTTGTGTTGCTTTTTTGTTGAGTtaaacgtcacatcgacacaatcaTAGGCCATATGGCAGCTTTACAGCTCTTGGTGGCTTAGGAAAACTGCAGGCGCCCCccaaggcattatttcaggcataggTAGACACCTGGGTAGGACACCAATAttctgtaagctagctggatggcttcttacatggaaaaattctacacccaaaCTGAGGTTTCCAACCCACAGTTTAGAGGGAGAAGAGATCTGAAGTCAAAGACTTCAACCACTCAGCCATAGGTGCCGCTAAATCACGACTGTACAATATTCATCacaatatatcattttacaatttaagGCACAATATTATAACATCTGAAGCACATGATCCAGACTTGAAAAATGCCTTCGCAAAACTCTAGAATAAAAGTTGAcgttatttgtaaaatgttttcattttgttgggtttaaaattGGAATGATgcacttttccagcttttgaatgGTGGAGGATCACCGTGGTATAACAACCATCCTTCTCTAAGCAACCTTGACATCTTCCTCATATGAAAGAGTTCTACATCCACAGTGGAGTTTCAAACTCACACTATCGGTATGAGGCAAGTGATCTAAGTCAACAATCTCAATTACTCTGCGATAAATGCTCCTATTTGAACAAGTAATACTTCTAAAATATTgtatcaaatttcatttaaatcgcAAAAATGTCTATATTCAGTCAAACATGTGCTAATGGCCACCTTTGGTAAGCAGCTACTTGTTATAGAAAGCTACGTTTTGCATGACCTTCTTTCCACATATCTCATGTATCCTTTATAACCTAAAGATGCCATTTCTTTTACTTCCTTGAATGGCTTCGTAATGAACCATTATTTTTCGTAAGTAGTTTGTACACCTATAAAGTATTCTAACCTTCTGATGGAATCCACCAATAGAAATCCAAACAGACAATTCCTTTGCTAACTGACGATATTTACCAATTGTCTCCCCTTGCAATGACTCCGCCAAATCCATACTCTGTTGTTTGCTATCAGCTATAAAATCGCAGGCCTCGGGTAAAAACACCATCTGTTAAATCAGCAAAAACAAAGTTATGAGAAAACACAATAAATGAATCATTCATATAATTGTCTAGGTTTAGacaacaactgttttaagtttctgCTGAATAATTTAGAAGGTAAGCTCAAAGAAAATGCCAAGTTCTTTCAACATTTTAATTAAGACTTCCTGGCAGTGTTACTTCCATTAACTTGAGTCTTTGTATGGAATTTAATGGCAGTGTAAATTCCATATTAGGTAAACTACACAATATGTAACAAATTCTACATACCGACCTTTACTAGAAATTCTTTTCTatggacagattttttttttacatatgttATATAAATTTCAGCACTTGGGTATGCCACTAATTTTTAAGATAAGAACAGCATAAGCaaaggacaagtttgaaactggtatTCAAATACGAAATTCAATAACTGTGGCAAACTATCAATTAAATTTATGCCAAAATGCtttaattttattacaattttactccactgtacataaaatattacataaatgataaaaataataacaaaaaaatccaaaatttctCGGATATactaaaaaatataacaaaattgcacatttttatcacatttttttcaatagcCAACTTCTTTTCTTGTTTACTGTATAAAAAGCTTATATCATATACAACAGAAGAAAaccataacaagagggccatgatggccctatatagctcATCTGACATTCAGAGCTGCATTGAATAGTTTTGGATCAAGAAaaaattgctgtgaaattatttgaaaagcaGCAGAGTTCAGTTTTCTAAACAGGCTTATAGGAAAAGCTAACCAAGGATCATTGctctaaaattattttcaaatcaaaataacaGTTTCATAGGAGAGTT includes these proteins:
- the LOC123528886 gene encoding deaminated glutathione amidase-like, which translates into the protein MQKHTSALFRCSRTFIRCFTNKMATADINSLSEPCSVIGVCQMTCTGDKSANFQKAKSLVERCKALGAKMVFLPEACDFIADSKQQSMDLAESLQGETIGKYRQLAKELSVWISIGGFHQKPPDLNVKKLYNTHVMLDDKGNIQGTYCKSHMFDLDIPGKIRLCESDYTLPGNKITPPIETPAGKVALAICYDMRFPEMSLALRNQGAEILTYPSAFTIPTGMAHWHVLLRNRAIESQCYVVAAAQTGWHNEKRSSYGHSLIVDPWGTVLAECGEGEGVCVAEIDLEYLQKVRLQMPLQNHRRTDLYGDIVLHTPVDNIDSWSEYEFGHCKIGSKQVFYRTALSFAFVNLKPVQPGHVLVASIRKVKRFNDLEPAEMSDLFRVVSHVSKVVEKHFKGTSLTLSVQDGPEAGQTVEHVHVHVLPRKAGDFAQNDDVYKELETHDDHLDEDRLHGKVRTVEQMNAEAAQLRAYFS